Within Mongoliitalea daihaiensis, the genomic segment CATAAAAACCAAATCGAAAGAAGTATCTTGTAGTGTATGTACGATCTCCAACATACCGATTGGGGATTTTTCAGGAACTAAGCCACCTAATTGCAGTAAAAATGGCTTTTTCAATTTAACATCTACCGATTGATTTAGCTTATCTTGTAGTTCTTGTAAATCTATTCCGATCGGGATTACTTGATGAGGAATAGTTGGCGTTTTAAAAGTTCGATTCAGATCCCGTAAAGATGCTCGCGAAACAGATGCAATTCCTTGAATTCGATTTAACAAAAATTGATTAAATACATGATGAAAACTATTTCGAATAAAATCCCCCATCTGATTGGCATTTCTGTAAACAATTGGAGTTTTCCATCGAAAAAATAGTTTAGAGAAAACTGCAAACTTTAAGGTATCTGCTGCATTGGCTTGGACGATGTCTGGCTGGAAGTCTTTTATGATTTTCGTTAAATCTCTCCATCCAGACCAATCATATAGTCTTCTCTTAATTGGTCTTTTTAACTGTATACATTCACCAGAAAAAGGAAGATCTGCCTCTCCTTCAAAAATACTTACCAATAGCACCTGATGACCAATTGCTTGCAGATTGGTAGCAAGTTGAGCAGCAAATATTTCAGCACCACGGCGTTGGGGTTTTTGGATGAGTTGGAGGATTTTCAAGGGGATGGTGGGAGGGTTCTCGTTGTTGTCTTAGTTGTCAGGGTTGTCGAGTTATCGTGGTTGTCGTGGTTGTCGTGGTTGTCGGGTTGTTGAAATGGTTGGAATGTTGGTGATATTGGAAGGGTTGTCGG encodes:
- a CDS encoding glycosyltransferase family 4 protein codes for the protein MKILQLIQKPQRRGAEIFAAQLATNLQAIGHQVLLVSIFEGEADLPFSGECIQLKRPIKRRLYDWSGWRDLTKIIKDFQPDIVQANAADTLKFAVFSKLFFRWKTPIVYRNANQMGDFIRNSFHHVFNQFLLNRIQGIASVSRASLRDLNRTFKTPTIPHQVIPIGIDLQELQDKLNQSVDVKLKKPFLLQLGGLVPEKSPIGMLEIVHTLQDTSFDLVFMGNGPLKAALELKAQELNLADRIHFLPNQPNPFPILTQAKAVVMPSKIEGLPAVILEAMALQIPVIAYGVGGIPEVLNEQTGYCIPPGDSQAFVQAIHACLYSDNTSKLNNAQKLVLENYTLAKVAKQFEDFYRELLSRKPLNARK